In the genome of Trypanosoma brucei gambiense DAL972 chromosome 4, complete sequence, the window ttgTTAATAACACACGCAcccgtatacatatatggggaagaaaaggaaaggaaaaaaggaggggatccacaaaacaaaaaaaaagagggggatgAAAATGTTTTTATCAAGAGAGGTTTGGCACCAttaaagggaggaaaagaaacagtcacttctgaagtaaaaaaaaagaagagaaagatgcGAAGGTTAAACCCGACtcatttaaaaacaaagagggaaagtagAGAGGTTTGGTGGCACATTTTGTTACGCACTGAAAcaatttttctccccttttcaacgaaaaaatgagagaaaaatggaagtgCAATGATGATGTTCGACGccaatattgttattgttgttaattACGTTGCACTGCACAGGGTCGTAAAAATGTGAGGACAAATAGAAACTAAACTGGATCGAAACAAACTAAAGCACGAAAGacaagaagggggaaaacaaaagaaaggaagaggtaaAGAGATGATGGACTCAAAATCTATTTTGGGACCTCCTACCCCCAACTGGTATAACAGGCGTGCAGGGAGAGGCCGTTTATTGGCGTTATCTAAAAATGTAATATTGCATGTGGTGTGGGCATTTAATTGTAGGAGTGCAGTGAAAGCATGACGGGGCGGGCATTAGTTATTTGCCGGCCTTTAGCCATGTCCTTCAAATAAGCACTTGTTTtgattcatatatatatatatatatatatatatatatatatatgtgtgtgtgtgtgtgtgtgtgttgacaAATatgtttcttctctctttcccccttcttcttttttttttttgaaagaaagaattgtatttgtttctatttttcgtCCGTACGTCTTGGCGCCGGGTATCTATCCTGGAACACGTGGAAGTTATTTCGGTTACAAAGATACTTAGTAGTTCACTGGCGCGTCACCTACAGCGCGGCGCACTGCACGAAAGCAAACAACGGTTAGAAACGGTAGCGAAGCGCACGTAAGTTTgcaaaaacaagcaaaaccaaacaaaaaatcagCTGCGTAAAATAAGGGCACAGAGCAAGGCACAGAATAGTTGGAAAACAGaggttatatatatatatatatatatttatttatttatttatttattgtatAGGGTGTGCGGGTACGCGTTGATTTGCACCACTGCGGAGGTAACTAACCATGCTTCTTAAGGTGAAGACTGTAAGCAACAAGGTTATTCAAATTACCTCACTTACTGATGATAACACAATAGCGGAGTTGAAGGGTAAGTTAGAAGAGTCAGAAGGCATTCCTGGGAATATGATCCGCCTTGTGTATCAAGGAAAGCAATTGGAGGATGAGAAGCGGCTGAAAGATTACCAAATGTCCGCCGGTGCGACATTTCACATGGTGGTGGCCCTGCGCGCGGGTTGCTGATATATTGAGGAGAAACTCTAAAACAGTTTGCTTCGACATCTCTCAACAACTCATCCCCATTACCATGTGAATGGCGAAATTGCACAAAGCTGGTGTCAAACAGCAGCATACGGCGCTGCATGGTTTCTATCGGCTGCGTCGTGCTCAGATGGTTAAGAGGGGGAAGATTGACCAGAGGagaaatgaaggaagttaaAGGCCGTTCAAAGAACGAAATTGGTACAAGGAGGCAAAAAGTCATGAAAAAATAGGCTATTGGGGACCTTAGCAGACTCGGACCTCagcgatatatatatatatattctttcgtTTGTCTTGATTTTACTTTCGTTCACCCCTTTGTTCATTCCTAATCCTTTCTctgtcttctttttcccacctCAACTGTCgctgtggaaaaaaaaaagacagggaAATCGCCTGTTTGGAACACTGTTGAAATGGTGCGATACCAATGAGGCTCCACAGACTTCGCGTTTTCCGATCCTTCCTGATGCGCAACCGTTTCGGTTAATATATCAAAAGGAAGTGATGTCATGTGCGCAGGTGATTTTTGACCACTCAACTCTTAGCATACgccaaaacacacacagacagacAAATAGTTTTCTTCTCTACAATTGAGTGCGGGGAACCGCACATTATCTTTTCCAGGTGCTTTCAAGAAGTCAAAACACGAGGACGAGGGGAGACTGTTTTTTTGGAGGTGGACAGAAAATCAACCCGCAGGTGAGGTTGCGGCAGCAGCGCAACCAAACCGGTCAGTCGGCAACTTGTGTTTTCCCATCGTCCAATCAAAATGTCACTGTGGCCGTTTCGTACGGGCAATGACGAACGGTTTCAAGTCACAAGCACAGAAGAAACAATATACGACGCCATAAAGAATGAAATGCCAGCGTACCCGTACGGAACAGAGGTGGACCGGTATCTGgagtggcggtggcggcgTGGGTTAGTGCAAAGCATCTTTCCTGCCACATGCTATGGAGCATTTGTAGGCTTTGCGGTTGGATATCGTCAAGCGCGCGTGGAGGGCCGCTACATTGGTCGCTACAAAGTCGTGTGGCGCTACAGCTCAACGTTTGCGGCTGTTGGCCTCTTAACAACCGCATTCCATCATGTGCTTGTGGTGCGCAATAACTACCACGACCGTTTCTACTACCCCATGATGGCTGGTGCCTCCGGGGCTGTTGTACTCACAGTAGCCTCACAAATGGGGACACTCGGTCAAGGCATGCTAGCCGGCTCTTTAGTTGGTGTACTCTACACCTTAAGTTGCTACGGCATGACATATTACCACAGGCGGCGTCTCAAAATGTTCCTTCGTCAGCAGCAGACACAACAAGTTCCCGTGCATAAGGTGTCTCCTGAGCTTCAACGCATGTATAGGGCCTACCTTTACGATAACAGACCGTTGGAGGAGAAAGACGTGATGGTGCGGCGGGCAGTTGTGCTCTCCATGAGTGAAGATGACACCTGTTTGGATGCAAAGCGGGTTTTGCAAAACATGACGCCGGAGATATACGACTGGGTGAATTTTCCTGACTGGTGGCCACTGAAGTTCCCTCAACAGACGGAAGAGGAACGAATGATTTATGAACGGCAGCGCGACGAGGAAGTGGAGCGGCGAAAACGCGCTTTCCTTGAGACTGATGATGGGGCCCTCATTAAGCGCGTCAATCGGGCAAAAAAATACAGAGATTTATAGCGATTTTCATTCGTCCGCGCCTTTGTGTAGCTAGAGCGGTTCGATGGGCAAATGGACTTGTGATACCCATATCGTGTGTGTTGGCAATTGGATGAAGGTGAACGCAGACATCAAGTTCGGACAACATAGGCTCAGAATAACGTAAGGGAAAGTATTGTAAAAAGGTAGAGGGACCTCTCCACTACTCGCGTACCATTACGATCCTTCGCTGTTATTTTTAATCTTTAATTTACATTCCTGTCTGTATTTTGTTGtctctttgttgctgtgtCGTAtagaggaagggaggggggggggggctgcGCGGTTTACAATCTTTCGTTGCAGTCCAGGAGGATAGTTACATTTGCACTAACTTGTAGTAGAAACCTCACCCGAGCAGATCGTGTCCAAATACCGGCTTACCACATACTCTCTCCTGTGTGAAGCAAACATTTCAACGGGGAGTAGGTGGAGAAAACTGGTGGGGGATGACCTTCAATGGAAGGTTTCGTGCGACGCTGCGCGGCATCAATATTAGAAATGCTTCAATGACTTCGTTGTCATTGACAGGAAGTCATGCACAAAAGCAGACGGTTTTAGGGAGCACTCCGGGGGCATTGGACACAATACCGACAGTGGCCCTTAACGGAGTGAACCCACTGCCCCGTTACCGGCACAATCTGTTGTTTGGTACACTTTCATTTGGAGATCGCTGGGATCGTATTCAGCGTCGGTTGGCTGTTCTTGGGCGGGCGTCTACTGGAAATGTGGTAGTTCCGTTTAGTGACAGTGCTGACGCTTTCCGACGTATGTGGGAGTCTGTCGATTCTGCCAGTGATTCGGTCCTGTGGCAAACGTACATTTGCAAGGACGATTTCGTCGGGCGAAAAACGGTCAAGAAGTTAGAGGAAGCGCATCGTCGCGGGTGTAAAACAGAGTTGCTGTACGACTGCGGGGGAAACATAACTGGACGCAGGCGGCTGGTGGGTGACCTCAAAAAGTCTGGAGCTAACGTCATTGAACATCGTCCCATGTGGgaacattttttcccctacTTCCTCAGGGGGATGAAGTGGGAGCTCAGTCCAGGTATACGTAACCACAGAAAAATCCTTATCGTCGACAACAAGTTGGGTTTCTGTGGTGGCCTCAATATTGGGGACGAGTACTGCGGTACGAGTGAGGGTGGAAATGGACGCTTTAGGGATACACATTGTGTCGTCATGGGTCCCGCTGTGATGCACATGCGCGAAGTATACGAAGATACAAAGGCGCCAAAGCCATGGAAATGGAGCTTAGCCCGGTGGCGACAGATTGCATCAGCCACAATGAACCTTCGGTACCTTGAGGGAATGAACGTGAAACATGACTACCTGGAGCCCACCACGACGTTTGTGCGCCAGGGCGGCGGTGTTTACCTCCGCCGCCAGATGGAGAGAGCGGAACGTAGCACAGTCCGTATGATGGAACGGATGCGATGGAAACGGCAGCGTGAGCGCCTGAATCGATGTCTGCTTACGCTCGCGAAAAACCTTCGCGAGGGGCAGGGGCTTGTATTCAAAGCCTCAACAGGTAAAGGCGATGACGTGGCAACCACGGATGCGGGAAGCAAGAGAAACGATGAGGTGTCTCATGGGCAATGGAAACTGATGAAGCGCCGCATCGACGAGTACCGCCAGCGTGCAATTAAAAACGCCGAGGAATCCTTTTTCCGTAGGTTGAGGGTGGTTAACCCATCGATGCGCCTCCTTGAAGACACCTCACCCGTTGCGGAAGCTGAGGCATATGGTCAAGCGCATGCCGCTGTGACGCAGGTGCTCTCCTGTAATCCCCACTCACGTGACTGGTCCATTCCTTATGCCTTTTGGCAAGTGTCAAAGTTTGTTCACCAGAGATTGTGGGTTACCACTCCTTATTATATGCCTCACAGGAAGTTAATGCGTGCCCTTCAGTTGGCTGCTCGCCGTGGTGTCGATGTCCGCATCCTCGCAGGAAGCAACCGGACAACAGACCCATGGTTCATGTGGTATGCATCGAATTATATCACGGGTATGCTAATGGCATCGGGGGTTCGCGTCTACGAATATAAGGGAGGGCAGGTGATGCACGCTAAAACAGTGGTAGCGGACAGCATATGGACCTCCATCGGGAGTTACAACTGGGACATGATGAGCAATAAGAATATGGAAATTTGTGTTTGCCACCTGGACCACAATTTGGCTCTAACTATGGAAAAGCAGTTTCTTGACGACATGAATGTGAGCGAGGAGGTGAACTATGAAGAATATCAACGGCGCTCCTTGTGGCTACGGTTCTCCTCGTGGTTTTTCTACACCGCTTTGCGGATCGCGGAGAAGTTCACGTTTCGAACCTTCTGGGATCCCGATCTCTCCTCCGAGATAGACTAGCAGCTCACGAACCGTGCCCtagttgttgttattactattctGATCTTTCTGTACCTGACCCCTGGCGCTTATGTACAGGGAAGTGTGAAGGAAGATTCTTCGTTACTGAGCGGATCCCCACTCCCTCAAGGTGTGGTCCGGCTagccaaaaataaaataaaagtaaaggcACGCGGCTGTAACTGTAGGGCGGAGTCTCGCGATTAAAATAGAATGGACGTAAAAACAGCGCACAAATCAGTCAGAtttgttctttctcttctcccactttgttttttattccccttcCCTCGCCACCATACCGCTGGGCCGAGCCACCGTCACCGCCATGACTTGCTCAACTAATAATACGTGTTGAGACCCACCACCAGTTGGTGGGTGGCCCTCGACGGATATGGGGAAGGGAGAAGGGGTGCACGAGGGTGTTAAACTTACACACAGTTTCTTACCCGTTTATCGACACTTGAGCATCTGATACTTATAATacggaaaaaaggagaaaggaggaaaacaaagtgtAAGGGGTCGATTGGTTGTTGACGGCGCTACTAATTCTTTCTTCACCATTGCGTGCGTAACATCAGCACCGTTAtttattgatatatatatatatatatgtatgtggcttttttatttttacactGTTCCTCTTTGTGCCCACCATCACAATTATTACCGCCATTCtcgtcattttcatttttcatccGTTTGGCTAGCGATCGAGAGGGGAGAACAGAAGTTGTGGGGACGGGGGTTTGAACCCGTTTTGCAACAAGGCGTTTGTTCCTTTGTCCGAT includes:
- a CDS encoding ubiquitin, putative, which codes for MLLKVKTVSNKVIQITSLTDDNTIAELKGKLEESEGIPGNMIRLVYQGKQLEDEKRLKDYQMSAGATFHMVVALRAGC
- a CDS encoding ubiquitin, putative: MVSIGCVVLRWLRGGRLTRGEMKEVKGRSKNEIGTRRQKVMKK
- a CDS encoding cardiolipin synthetase, putative, whose product is MTFNGRFRATLRGINIRNASMTSLSLTGSHAQKQTVLGSTPGALDTIPTVALNGVNPLPRYRHNLLFGTLSFGDRWDRIQRRLAVLGRASTGNVVVPFSDSADAFRRMWESVDSASDSVLWQTYICKDDFVGRKTVKKLEEAHRRGCKTELLYDCGGNITGRRRLVGDLKKSGANVIEHRPMWEHFFPYFLRGMKWELSPGIRNHRKILIVDNKLGFCGGLNIGDEYCGTSEGGNGRFRDTHCVVMGPAVMHMREVYEDTKAPKPWKWSLARWRQIASATMNLRYLEGMNVKHDYLEPTTTFVRQGGGVYLRRQMERAERSTVRMMERMRWKRQRERLNRCLLTLAKNLREGQGLVFKASTGKGDDVATTDAGSKRNDEVSHGQWKLMKRRIDEYRQRAIKNAEESFFRRLRVVNPSMRLLEDTSPVAEAEAYGQAHAAVTQVLSCNPHSRDWSIPYAFWQVSKFVHQRLWVTTPYYMPHRKLMRALQLAARRGVDVRILAGSNRTTDPWFMWYASNYITGMLMASGVRVYEYKGGQVMHAKTVVADSIWTSIGSYNWDMMSNKNMEICVCHLDHNLALTMEKQFLDDMNVSEEVNYEEYQRRSLWLRFSSWFFYTALRIAEKFTFRTFWDPDLSSEID